TGAGTGATTCCGGGCCGGTCCAGATTCTCCTGGTAGAGGACAACCCGGAGGACGCGGAGCTCACCATTCGCGCCCTTACAAAGCAGCGTCTCGCGGGCAGCCTGCGCCACGTCGAAGACGGTGCCGAAGCGCTCGACTTCTTCTTCGGTGAGAACGCAGCCGGCCAGCATCCTCGCACCGTGCTGCTTGACCTGAAGCTTCCCAAGGTCGACGGCCTGGAAGTGCTGCGCCGACTACGAGGCGAAGCCTGCACGAAAGACATCCCGATCGTGATTCTGACCTCATCCAGCGAAGACAAGGACCTCGAGGCCGCGTACGCGCTCGGAGCGAACAGCTACGTGGTCAAGCCGGTGGGTTTCAGAGAGTTCACGGACGTCGTGGCAAGACTGGGCGCATACTGGGTACGGCTGAACCAGAGCCCGAGGGCTTGAATCGGTCCGCCGATCGGCGGTGGCGGCAGAGCGGGGAAAGAGCTGCCCGGGTCGGCGCTCCCATCGGCCGCAGCCACCGTGGGCCCGCCGTGCGCGGGTCGCGGCCTACGAGGAAGCGGCTGCCGGAACGGGCCGTGACCGTCTTGACCCACCTACACCGCAGCGGATGGCAGACCGTTTGGATCCCAGATCCTCACGATGCGGGTGTACGCACAACTGCTACTGGTAGCCTGGGTGCTGGGATGCGGGCGTATCGGCTACGCGCCCCTTCACGAGCCAGCGCCCGAGCCAGGCATCGACGGTGGCGCAGGGGGCTGGAACGCCGACTCGGGCCCAAGTGACGGAGCGCTCCCGGATGCCGGCCTCGATGGGACGATCGATGCCTGCACGTCAAGCTCCGGGATCGAGGTCTGCAACGGCCTGGACGATGACTGCGACGGCACCATCGATGAGGGCGACCCCTCGCTACTTTGCCCAGCCCCCAACGCCACTTCGGTTTGCAGCAACGGCAATTGCTCGCTCACCGGCTGCGTAGGTCCATACGGCGACTGCGATGGCGTTTCGGCCAACGGTTGCGAAGAGCCGCTCAACACCCCGACGAGCTGCGGTGGGTGCGAGGTCGCGTGCGCTCTCGAGCACGCAAGCGCGTCCTGCGCCGGGGGCAGCTGCGAAATCCTCGGCTGCGATACCCATTGGGGCAACTGCAACGCCGTGGATTCCGACGGTTGCGAAACGCCGCTCACCACGCTCGGCAACTGCGGGGCCTGCAACGCCGGGTGCGACTACGCCAACGCCGGCGAGAGCTGCGGCGGGGGAGCTTGCAGCCTTGGCGCCTGCGATACCCGTTGGGGCGACT
This Pseudomonadota bacterium DNA region includes the following protein-coding sequences:
- a CDS encoding response regulator, translating into MSDSGPVQILLVEDNPEDAELTIRALTKQRLAGSLRHVEDGAEALDFFFGENAAGQHPRTVLLDLKLPKVDGLEVLRRLRGEACTKDIPIVILTSSSEDKDLEAAYALGANSYVVKPVGFREFTDVVARLGAYWVRLNQSPRA